Proteins encoded together in one Juglans regia cultivar Chandler chromosome 9, Walnut 2.0, whole genome shotgun sequence window:
- the LOC109003056 gene encoding uncharacterized protein LOC109003056, which produces MHISMNCTKSTKNMDRMRRPCVVGHPWWRNLFGSCFVRGGQARHSRNICLKFQLQEKSRRNMSNRQKLKVNHTGGRKSFVRILEEKNIMVKRLNEKDPEEDYDEAAANIFKDVLGFKSGYAQGMGHMVISDPSPSMKKNKALCI; this is translated from the exons ATGCATATCAGTATGAACTGCACAAAATCTACCAAAAATATGGATCGCATGAGGAGGCCATGCGTGGTGGGACACCCATGGTGGAGAAACTTGTTTGGGAGTTGCTTTGTGAGAGGTGGGCAAGCAAGACATTCAAGGAATATATGCCTTAAATTTCAGCTTCAA GAAAAGTCACGAAGGAACATGTCAAATAGGCAAAAACTAAAGGTGAATCATACCGGCGGGAGGAAATCCTTTGTAAGGATTTTGGAAGAGAAG AATATCATGGTGAAGAGATTGAATGAAAAAGATCCCGAGGAGGACTATGATGAAGCGGCTGCTAACATTTTCAAAGACGTGTTAGGGTTCAAATCAGGGTACGCACAGGGGATGGGGCACATGGTCATTTCTGACCCCTCTCCTTCAATGAAGAAGAACAAAGCTTTATGCATCTAG